gagGGTTTGCAGAATTAAGAACAATAGTTCAACCGACAAATTTCGAACGCAAAGCCACACCAAGCTTCTTCAATGTACGCATTTTCTTCACATCGCAAGCACATTTGagcaccaaacaccaaagTTCCAAAACCTACCGCTAACAACTTTACTCACGAAAAACATGGGAGCAGCGATTCAGTCGTGTTCCCTAGCGCATCATGGCGTTTATGAGCCGTGCGATGCAGCTGTGTGTGTTGCTATCGTGTTTTgactgtttatttttcctgacTGTCAATGCGTTTACGCTGCACACTTGGGTACTGCGTTGTTGTAGCTCAAGGTGTGTTTACACGGTGCAAGTTGCATGACAATCACAAATATGTTCGCAATTTTCTTGCCTTGTAATTTACACTGCAAGTTACTACAACAATTcttggaatttaatttcttttcaattttcatttaaattttcatttaattttttttgcccaGGGGCCGGCCCGGTGGGTTATTGGTaccggcgccggtcttcaaaCGACCGgctggtccaaaatcccatccagaccaatcatTCGTaacaaggactgactatcccaCTACTAtccgtggtaaaataagtttaaTATGCCTGAAATGGCGGCATGATCTAGTAGATAGTTATGCCaattagaagaagaagaagggaaTTACATTGCCCGAATAGgcagaaattaattaaactcaaGAAGAGGTAAATGTTCGTAGTCAAACATTTATCTTAAACATCCTTAAGATTTATATCTAAAGTGCTTAAAACGGTCTTACAAAGTTGATAGGCAGATATATTATGTTCCTAGAGCCTTTTTTTACCTTATGAGCAGCTTTCTTCTTAAAATGCTACGAAGTGGTATCGGGGTGGTATGAAGAACACATACGGTTCTAAATCAGCAATGAAGTTCCATCGAGCAACTCACGAAATCCTCTAATAACCCCTAGGATCGTATGGTAGATTGTGTGAGGGAACCTTTCATACAATCTTACTACACCGCTTCAACCGCGATCAACCCACAACAAACCGGTGAGTATAGCTCGTCGTATAATATTGTGGCGATCGATGATGTCACCACATCCGACAAACCGTTTTCCAAAGGTTCAAATATTGTTCTACAATTGTCATATGAATATCGAGCACAGTGCCCACTTCAAGCGACTGCGCTagatgtgttggtgtgttagTATGTTTTACCATAAAGGGGAGGGTTCCATCGGGCGTTACATTCGAACAATTCTTCAATTCACAGTGAACCGTCCATCAGAGAGCAGTGCACCGCTTGCCGATCGAAGCAACCGCTGAAGCATCTGGTTAGAATAAGCTGAACAACATGATGCTACAAATAAGTTGGTAAGTGATCCATCCATCATCGGTTTAGACTGATATTTGCACAAGTGTTTCTGCTGCGGAATGTGGTGAGCTGTTAAAATAGAGCAAAAAAGGTCATTCGTTTTCCACTGTGAAGCACACACCATAACCCATATCAGTAGACAAATAGAGGTTGGCTATGAAGACTGCGTACGTAAGCCGACGAACAGTGGAAGAAGCTATATCAATTCGAAGTTCGGTGCTAATTTGCAAAGTACATATATGCAAGCACACATATATGAACTCATACAAACCGAATGCCGTCTGCCGGCTACGGTGGTAAAGCAAACGAATTTCCGCGCTTGCGTGTTGCGCGCGGTTAAGGTATTTCTCCTTTCCTCGAAAATGGTACATCGCAGGACGCTGTCACGTTTCAcggtgtgttttggttttcaaaAGCCGCGCCGACGTCTAGCATTTTCCGATCGCCGTGTTGCTTTTGCCGTGTGTCAACGTGTCCGAAGCAACTATGCGAGTGTGGCTGGaagttctttttgtttcgctgattttttttgcccttctcgattgaaaaaaaatgcaacactgGTAGCGAATAAGTTTTCcacgaaaagaaaagggaaaacgtgTGAAGAAATTAAGTGCAGTATTACTTCCCGACTGCTTTTCCCTCGTTTTTACcttttgcagttttccaggAACAGAATATACCGGGAAACAGGAATATCGTTTTCCCATTAAAGTCATTTAATTATCGAGGATTGTTTTATGCGCTGTGTTACGCCACGCAGGGCGATGCAATCGTTTTTACTTAATCAATAACGATTATGtcgctttttcttttctttcgatttcgatAAAATAGTTAACAGCCGTTTGAAATGTTATTTCAAAATCGTTTTATATTCCAGAGCATTGCACATCGTTAAAGGTGCTAATCTTGTGTTGACTGCATACGATATTCCAGTCCCATATTTACACGTTCAATTTGGATtcttttatcgtttttgtAATACGATATTTTCATCGACCAGCGAAAAGCTACCGACCACCGTTCATTTGCCTATGCGGGCAAGTGATTAGTACAATTGATTCCCAATCTTCCATCGTTTATGGCCTTTTCGTTGTGTGTACTGTGGCTTTTGGACATTCTTGAACCGACACGAGCTCTATACTTAAAGTACGTGCCCCAACGTACACTTGACCCGGGTTAAACGGGAATAATTTAGAATTTGAGCTACGGTGTGTACCGATTGGTGTGGCGTCTGTAAACCGATgttcgtgtgtatgtttatgttACCGACGTTCCGGACCGATAAACACATATGCCGTGTGGGAACATTGTCCAGATCGGGGCTAGAGTGcacgataaaacaaaaatggctgATAGTTCATAGTTCTCATCATTATTCTCATCTTGTATTCTTTGTAGCCAACTGGTTGTGTTCCTGCTCTGCACCATTCTGCTGACACTTTCATCCACTGACGCCGGTCCAACGTACGAATGTGAGCTGCAGAAGCGCGACGATgagaatgtgtgcgtgttccGCAATGTGATGTACGCCACCAATATAACAGGCGTTACGTTTAAGGCGCCGGCCGGCAAGATACAGCATGTCGCCTTCGAGGACAGCTCACTCGAACATTTACCGAAAGAACTGCTGAGCGCATTTCCCGATCTACGGTCGCTTAGTGTACCGAACACTAATCTCAGCTCGGTCATCATTCCCGCCAAGCTGGAGCGTCTGTACGCGTCGGATAATCAAATCTCGCGCGTTATCGTGCACCAGACGCGCGATAGTACGACCATGCAGGAGCTAATGCTCGACTCCAACAACCTGCAGGATGTGTCCAATCTGACGCGCTTGGCAAAGCTGGAAATCCTTAATCTGAGCGGCAACAAGGACCTCGCGATTGAGGGTACGATCGAGCTGGGACGGTTCAAGGGTATGAACGGGTTGCGTCACCTGTTACTTTCCGACGTGGGTGCCTATTATTTCGAGAATGAAAACGATGTGTCACTGCCGGAGTTGGAACTGCTTGACCTCTCCAACAATAGGCTGCTAACGTCGAGCTTACTCGTGAAAGTGTTCGCACCGCTGAAATCGCTACAGATCCTGCGACTCGGCCACAACCAGTTACAGGATCTAGATGTGAAGCAGCTGACGGATGGCAATCCGCAGTTGAAACAGATCTACCTCGAGGGCAGCCATTTCAAGTGCGGTCATCAACGGTTGATTGTAAACCACTTGCATACGGCCGGTGTGGAGACGCCCGTCACCAACAGGCAGGGTCGTTGTGTGTTGGGTTTTGAGAAGCAGGATGATATGTGCTGCGTTGCCGAAATGACCTTCGGTTCTGGTACGCCTGGGACGCAAACACCAAAAGTACTACCGAGACCATCGGACGAGGAAGGTAACCGAATTACGGATAGAACGTCCATTAGCACCAGCACGGATACGGTGGTCATGGTGCATAACAAGGAACGGACGACAAGTACTGTGACTCCTCCTGCAACCGTACCTAAATCGAACGATGGCAAGAACGGGGCAACGATGGTCACGTTGGGTAACACTGGCTGGTTCGGTGTTTTGTTAGTAACGGCCATTGTGAAACTAATTCTATTCTAATCTGCTAACCAGTGGTAGGTTGCTTACCTCAGCATGAGTCATTTCGGAAAACGACGTAAACCTCACAAGCGCGTCATTGAATTgaagttgatgtttttttctttttgttttcttacgcAACATGCAGCAAGGTGTGAGAAAGGACAGGAGCGACCTTTTTGGATGGATATTTGTTGCACCAGCATGTTGTGGCATTTGGAATTCCGATTTCCGAGaaaggaagttttttttaaaggcatAAAATGGGTTGACAATTTGGAGCGCTTTTGAACGCGCACTCGTCTAATGTGCTTACGTGTTTGATCACTTTCCACGCGTTACAGCACTTCAGTTCTATTTATGAACCTACAGACCACCAACAATAGTGATGAGCTTAAAGAatcaacaaaagaagaaaaaaaacataacacttTTTCCCCGTATCATTAGCTTCTCGTAGAGACGATCGACATAATTCTCAAAACTAAACAACACATCGTGTGTATAATTCGCAAGATATCGTAAAACTTATCAGGCATGTTAGAGTAAACATTTAACACACCTTCGAGTAGCATTCTGTAGGGGATGGAAACAGCTTCATTTGAGGTGCTCTAATGGGCCCAAATGGTAATTGCTACATTTCATGTGCGATCACATTACACACAGCAGAGTTAGAAACCGTAGAGCGATATGATTGCCACAACGGGGACATAAAGCATGAGCTTGGAGTTAGCGAATGAATTGTCTGTGTCCCGTGTAAAATTTAACATAAGCAGACACTGTTCGGCACTGATGAGTAACAAGCTTATGAAAATCATCCTGCAAACCATAAAGCCGAGATCGACTGCTAGGCAAGAACATCACATCTTCCGATAACCCGTCATTACCATAGGTCTATTCATCAGACATAAAAGCCCGCCATATAATAATGCGATAATACCTCCTAATGTttggttgaaataaaaaaaaaacaccagcagACAAGCCGACAGTGTATGAATATGATAGAAGTTAGATATTTAGCAGTAAGTTGGAGGCTACTCACGCAGAATGCGAACAATTAACAAGTATTAAGTAACATCTCATTAACATCTAGTCGTAGAAATAATCACATTGCATTGCTATTGGTAAGGGACAGGTGAACTAAGCGTGCAGTGGAACTGCAATTTCATACAACgattaaaagaaacaacatgTTTTGTATAACACTTTGGGACGAACAGTTTTTTCGCCGTACCGCAACAGAAGGACAAAAAGGGTATACAACCGAACTGTGGTGATAGTGAGGCCAAGTGCTCTTAGGTGGAAACGACGGGAGGAAGAAGCAGGGATGGGGCGAAAACATGTAAGGCATGTTCAGAGATAAACCAGCACTGTCGTGTATAACACCGGAACCAAACAAGAATTCACCCTCCAACAACCCTTGCCAACCACATTGCACGATTGCTTGCTGATGGCCTTTCCCAAGAAACCGGATACCGGTTGGcccacaaacataaaacaaaatcctgtGTAGCTAGAAGCACGCATTGAACAGCTTTTTTGATCCACGATCTCGTTGTACTATTCTGCCTGCTGCTTCAGCAGCTTTAAAGGTTCGTCTTTAAACATACCGCTTCGTAGGTACGCTGTAGTCGCTTACGCTACCGGGTGGAAGGGAGCTCTATCGGCGAGCACTTCCGGTGGTGATGTTGTGATTATTCGTATTGGTGCTAGCGAGCCGAATTTGTACCGTAAACTGGCTAACATTTCTAGTGCCGCTCTATTTCTGGCATATTTCACGTATTCACTGTACTCTCATGCTTTATCGTGGTAGAAGTAAATCGTTTTAAAATCTTACATAGTGCTAGTGTTCTAGAGTTCGTgtagtatttaattttttaagagaaagaaaaggtgCGAGTTCTGTTGTTTATACCAAGACTACATATAAAGTCTTCTTTGGGGCTATAAATCCTTACAACCTGTTACTGAAAATGCTGAACTGATATTATCGACTGGCACAAAGATAAGCgtcgtatttattttaaataatctgATTTATTcactttccttcgtttttttttcttcgatacCATCTCAAAACCAGTGTGCGTTCGATGGTTTATCTTTCGCGTATCATATCACCGATATTTCCTTCCTTACACGTAAGTTTATATTTACATGTGTTTCGCTGGCGCGATTCGATAGTTTAAGGTATTTGCTGTCTCTTCGCATTTTCCCGGAGAACGTATCCTTAAACCAGATTCCTAACAGGAGAGATTGCATACGACGCTAGTAAATTAGCTATTTGCTGTTTGTGTCTTCGATAAAAAAATTCCTTCGCTGCGTATTGCTTCCGTTGCTCTCTTTCTGTACAAATATACTCGAGCTATTTACAATGGCAGGTTGGGGGGCCGGCCATGATAATGGAAGCATTTGGTTACGGTATCTCCTCCACATACGTTGCTGGAAAGATGCCTATCTGTCCACGGAGTGCTCCGAGCCACCAACCGTCCTCCTGCTTAATGTGCACCTCGAGAATGTCGCCGGGCTGCAGTTCCAGCTCGTCGTAAAGCTTTGGTGTGTAGTTAAATAGTGCCCGACAACGCCCAAGAATAGTGGGCTggttcgggataccgtccggATGGTCAACGGCCGACGGTCCAATGCCGTTTGCCAATACCGGATGGTGACCATTTTCTAGCAGTTGCTTCGGTGCCACCGAACAACGATCTTCGTCCTCATCCTGGGAGGAAAATTCATCTGCAAGTAGAGCAACGATTAGTAGTGTGAAAGGAAGCTGCCTGGGAGAAATAACCTATCCGCGTGACGTACCAAAATCGGAATCAGGTTGATTGGATACTCCATCGGCTACGCCCCGATCCCATGCCGGACCGTGATGATCGTCCTGGTGCGCAGATTTGCCAGCCTTGTTTACCGTCTGGAAAACATAACAAAGTGTTAAAACAATGATGAAAACCATAGGCTACCTTTACTCACGTAATGTCCCTCGTCTCCATTACATCCATTTCGGGCGTATTTGTGCACAATATGTTTGATGAGCGTATCGTTTTTGATATCCAAACATCCCTGATCAGAGCTTTCGTCCGAGCTGTGAACTATGGTTTGACCGTTGGCAGTCGCCGACTCCAGGTTACCGTCCTGATCGTCCTGTTCGTGCTTTAACCATAAGGGAACCTTTAACACGCTTGTCTGAAGGCCTGTGCGATCGCGCGTGATCTACACGTGGGATAGAGGAGCATTGGAAATACATATTTAACAAAGAGTTCGACAAAAGAGAGGAAATCTACTCTTCTAACCTGAATGTGTTGTGCAAGAGGATGGCTGGAACGAGGCTTGTGGTCGAGTTCCAGTAGTGCCGACTGTAGTTTATAACGCGCACCTTCCAGATATGTGAGCATTGATCGTATCTACAAAAAGGCATAAATTAAAgttgttttacatttcatgTTCTTCCCGCTTCTGAAAATAATACTTACATGATACAGCTTATCGGCAATATTCTGATTGCTTTCACCGTTCTTATCCAGCGTCTGGGAGAACCCTTTCAGACCGTTGCGCGATCGTCGCTCTCGGTCCAGATCTTGGCGGATTAGCTGCAGCAGCTTCACCAGCGACTGTTTTCGTCGCTCACGGTTCATGGCCAGCGTGGTGTGCTCGCAGTAGAAATCGGGCAGCAGCTGTTCGCTCGGTCCTTCCGTCGCCCGGCGAATATTCTTCAGCACATCCAGATCTTTGGCCACACTGCACATGGCAACCTGCGGACTGAGCCGGTCGATCGTTTTCGTCAACAGCGGACTCATCTCGGCCGACAGCTTGAGGTAATCGGTGACGTGCGTTTTAAACTGTGCCAATCGTTGGCTTTCGAGCGTTTGCAGCATCGACGAACCACGCAGCACGGACATCTCCCAGTCAACGCGTGCGCGCTCTGCTCGTATACAGAGGGTGTAATATTCTACATCCGCCTTCTTGACCGCTTCTTCAGCCTTCTTTCTTTTGCCGTCGAGTTTGTTGCTATCCTTTTCCGACACTTTTACCTCCTTCTCGGTGGTCTTGTGTAGCAGTCCGATCGAGGGAGTTCGCTGAAGCCTACAAAtgagaggaaaacaaaagttgaTAAGTAACATGGTTTTATAGTTCGAAATCTGTTATTCGTTACGAGTTCTACTCACTTCACATCGAGCATGGCGTCCTGCAGCTTTTCGTTTTCCCGTGCCGCCGCATGTGagtttttcttcgccttcaTCTCAGCCGTCCGCCATTCGGCGAGTATGCGAGCGGATTTGTCGACGTTGGTTTCGATCGTTTTGCGCGCTTTGTGCTGATTCTCGATCACTGCCTTCAGCGGCTTCACAACCTCCTCCGCCAGCGAGTTTGAGAACTGTCGGTGTACCTCGCTGCGTCCTTCCAGCTCGGTTGATACGGATCGCCACGAATCGGCTATCGTGCCCGGCAGATCCCGGCAGGCTTTGTTCAGTTTGTTGGCAATCTTGGAGAGTGATTTTGCGTACAGCTGCTCTATCTCGGTACGCTCGTGCAGTATGGCGACCAGATCCTTTCCGAAGTCTCCGCCCTGCTTAACGAACCGGCGTACCTCTTCGAACCCATTTTGTCCCTGGAAGTAGAAGTAGTGAAA
This region of Anopheles marshallii chromosome 2, idAnoMarsDA_429_01, whole genome shotgun sequence genomic DNA includes:
- the LOC128709090 gene encoding toll-like receptor 9; this encodes MMLQISCQLVVFLLCTILLTLSSTDAGPTYECELQKRDDENVCVFRNVMYATNITGVTFKAPAGKIQHVAFEDSSLEHLPKELLSAFPDLRSLSVPNTNLSSVIIPAKLERLYASDNQISRVIVHQTRDSTTMQELMLDSNNLQDVSNLTRLAKLEILNLSGNKDLAIEGTIELGRFKGMNGLRHLLLSDVGAYYFENENDVSLPELELLDLSNNRLLTSSLLVKVFAPLKSLQILRLGHNQLQDLDVKQLTDGNPQLKQIYLEGSHFKCGHQRLIVNHLHTAGVETPVTNRQGRCVLGFEKQDDMCCVAEMTFGSGTPGTQTPKVLPRPSDEEGNRITDRTSISTSTDTVVMVHNKERTTSTVTPPATVPKSNDGKNGATMVTLGNTGWFGVLLVTAIVKLILF
- the LOC128710187 gene encoding uncharacterized protein LOC128710187, with the translated sequence MMKRNYDVQHVAAASLAGSKPHGKSSSTLFDKLTKRYSGVIGTRFLRKTPGRKGGVAEPLSDSYDMCGNRSDDFRPEIGAPVLISKTMKFDFDTDSSVEQLPLPSVPTMEHRVRSVATPSTSEDSENDVFVDANSSLPNFGEIKFTFLPESNNNCRSFQDENVRQGSGMLEKSRSKSAHNLHLHHPRSEMRLSLAKAPSLNMSASPNSGAITLSVPNSPAVESIYDFPRSTRSDGIRKPHGESSYDLTRSHHVLNEINLSLVSDDSHLYQNLPSPGDARYDVPPAGCRRNSSSSNNSTQEEEFDLKSASFQSLTDAGPGANQLAVSMDELDELTRQINQSTVGLGSPLPDSDEYCEHRKQLHPSERRLTLMKNRSVSGKHLIDFDRRKAKITKKWSGFKSWIGEEQGRIREVVQKHAAMQRVGLEPSGAGAAGKVKRTSSDLTASDQDSQQEVDGTTMVTTPESSVVQRDRTLSSEDREGVRTMHRKSANAEILEGQNGFEEVRRFVKQGGDFGKDLVAILHERTEIEQLYAKSLSKIANKLNKACRDLPGTIADSWRSVSTELEGRSEVHRQFSNSLAEEVVKPLKAVIENQHKARKTIETNVDKSARILAEWRTAEMKAKKNSHAAARENEKLQDAMLDVKLQRTPSIGLLHKTTEKEVKVSEKDSNKLDGKRKKAEEAVKKADVEYYTLCIRAERARVDWEMSVLRGSSMLQTLESQRLAQFKTHVTDYLKLSAEMSPLLTKTIDRLSPQVAMCSVAKDLDVLKNIRRATEGPSEQLLPDFYCEHTTLAMNRERRKQSLVKLLQLIRQDLDRERRSRNGLKGFSQTLDKNGESNQNIADKLYHIRSMLTYLEGARYKLQSALLELDHKPRSSHPLAQHIQITRDRTGLQTSVLKVPLWLKHEQDDQDGNLESATANGQTIVHSSDESSDQGCLDIKNDTLIKHIVHKYARNGCNGDEGHYTVNKAGKSAHQDDHHGPAWDRGVADGVSNQPDSDFDEFSSQDEDEDRCSVAPKQLLENGHHPVLANGIGPSAVDHPDGIPNQPTILGRCRALFNYTPKLYDELELQPGDILEVHIKQEDGWWLGALRGQIGIFPATYVEEIP